The genomic window GCATTCAGATGAACGGCATGACACTGGCAGTCCTCGTTTGATGTTCTAGTGTATTCAATCGTCTCGTGTTGACTTACTACTTTTCATTACCATCTAAATGTTTACCCAATAGAATGGGGGTATTGTGTGGACAGCGGTGCCATCGGATAAACGCTTGGGATGTAGAATTTccttaaaatgtataatgtataatgtatgcaTTGTCGTTAAAGGGTCTAACATTCATAAGTATTCTTAGTTTCATTAGATTTGAAatcgaaaaacaaaacataacaatCGAGATAACACTTTTCATTGTTCTATTGTCAGTCTTTGTTCTGTAAAGTGCTTGGCACGATTGGTGAATATAGACACACAGAGTTTATGTTTACAATGATTGGCAGGTCGATGGAAAATATCAATGTCTATGGTCACTTTGTAACAGGAGTGCCTATCACCAtcaacaatatacatgtacttgtatttaatattaGTATTTACATTGTACTATTAGGCTAGATTTTAGATAAAATCGTTAAGATTTATAACTGTAATTAATCGTAGATAGCACGGACTACAAGACCCACCTCACTGTGTACTATATGTTAACATATGTACCCCCAGTATTACAAGGAGTTTAGTATATGACCCACCTCACTGTGTACTATATGTTAACATATGTACCCCCAGTATTACAAGGATTTTAGTAGGACCAACCTCACTGTGTACTATATGTTAACATATGTACCCCCAGTATTACAAGGATTTTAGTATATGACCAACCTCACTGTGTACTATATGTTAACATATGTACCCCAAGTATTACAAGGATTTTAGTAGGACGGAATAACTAAGCGGCGCCTTTTTATTCGTTATTCAGCATATACTCTATCTATTATCATGTAAATATGCCTTCATCCAATTTGATAAAATTGTGTGTTGAATAGTGTTATTTCCAGAATCCTTATTTCCTTACAATACATTAATAATGTGGTTCTTGGTTGTTTAGAAATTTTGGCCTTAAATATTTTGCTGGAACCTTATTTGTCGATTTCATGAGATGATGAATTGAATTAGTCTAGAGACAAATTCAATAAAGTGCTTAACATTTCATAATGAGTTTGTCTCAAGAATAGCTCAATTCAGCACCATATGAGATTGAAAAAGATTCATCAATCAATTCAACACGCTTTATTAAACTGGAGCATGCCTGGATAGATGTTCACAAGTCTATTTAAGTTATAGTCCGTCATTAAACGGTCGTTTGCTGTGACACAAAGAAGATTTACGCGCAAATATCAATAGGATTTACTTTTTCATTCGCCAATGTTTcaatgaagaagaaaaagaagaagaagaagaagaagaagaagaagaagaagaagaagacaCCAAAGCATTTTAACTTCGGTTTACAACACGGCCTtcagaaatacatgtaaatgttgaTGAAAATTAATGGTTACTGTTATGACATCGTTGGGAAATATCTTAACGATTTGACAATATACCTTTCTATCGTTAAGAACTGTACCGCAATACTCACTTTGAGGAATTGACATTACCTTTGATTTTGCAtaaacagaagacgcttactcttccaaAATGCATGGTCTTAAATTTACTTCCTTTTGTTTCACTtcgatattttatttaaaaaaaaaaaaaaaaaatgaaataagaaattgaatactgtaaaagtggaaatgttcGCGATGTGGAAATTTCCGCTTATTTCGCGATCattaaatctccgcgaaaatatccacacgcgaatataATAACACATGAAAATATTGGCACGCGAATATTTCaaccaaataaactaaatacacttATATATCCAAGACGCAAGTTCCTGGTAGTAAACCATGTCGTCcgtgataataataataataatatcttttatttatccagggttacatatttagacaatgtctagtttacaacatggccctgcatcctatatatgtacaaaacataaaacaatttaagataacaatataataatgtaagcAATTATCACAGTTAATGAAACTTAAAATTGATGTGTAGCGTTGTCATGGTCGGTCTTTTGTTTGAGACATGGCTATGCTAATTTGAGTAattagtaaaatgatagtatttcatCTAATTCAATGTTGACTCATCATTTCATGATAATTATGATCGCTTCTACGTATGCACATTTTGTATTCTTTTCCGTGAAAATGAAGTGTATCGTCAGAACATTTAGAAAACAATTCAGCGCTCACGTTGTGACATTTTTAAGGTCAGCAATATTGATTAGTGTTATCTGCTGTGAGATTTGATTTCTCCATCTCCAGCTGTCTGTTTTGAATTTCTCATTTACTCGTGCTGAAgctttatatttgttttgtatagaACACTTTTTCGGCATCGACCGAGTGAATTTAAACATGTAATTTCCTCACACGAAGTTACAGCAATTAAAACGATGGATTCTGCCAGTAGGGTattataggtttttttttcacgcgctattaaaacaaaaacttgataATGTACTTATGCTACCATGGCCATAATGAATCGGTATAGTTACGTAATTAAATTTAtggatgaaaatattgaatttcaagAAACATGTCGGACTTATGGTGAAATTATGAGTTgggatataattatataaatttgtattttactgaacaatacaatatatcGAGTATATCCCTAAACGTCAATGTAACGattataaaaaatatctgtCCTTTGATGCGGTTTGGGTTTCACATCAATAACTTATCTCCTCATCTCGAAAATTGGGAAAGCCATTAATTGAAAATCGCAAACCGTGGCATTTAGACAACTGTAAACTGACGTGTTTCAACCAAAGTTATTATCTGTCTGATGAATCAATATATCCCTGAAATGTAACCACACACCAGCTACACCGACCTTTCTCTCTGTTTTCATTAGTTTCAAAGACATGGAAGCCACACTGTAGCAGGAAGGATTGTTATCAACCACAATGTTATCGTTTTGAGACAATAATTATTTCGGTTGGTAATGCAATTGTAACACAGTATCACTTGCATCAAATgtgtaaaaaatgtaaatgtctCCTGCACCTTTAGCATATCGAAGATAACTTTACATTGAAAAGAGCCATGCTGAGAATATTGCAGtgttaagaaataattgtttcCCATTCTAAGATATCAATAAATGTCCATGACACCGTTTTCCGATCAAATGTTTGAATGTTTATGTTTCTATCTTATCTACtctataatgaaaacaaaaaacaaaaacaaaacaaaaacatgttgataaataaaaataaatcaacatcAACTAAGGGTTCTAAGaaccaataaaaaaataaagtttcaaCATTTTGTTTCTATACCTTGTCGTTCCTACTAGTAATATTGCCACACGAGATTGCGGACTACGTATACTACTTACACTCTCTCCTTTGTATTACGTTCTGATTTAAACAGTCACTATTGATTGTTAGGATAGTATGGTTTGTTGAAACTATGTACAATGTTGAAATAATAGACAGTGGATTTGGTTCACCCTGCCATCAGTAGAACGGACCTAACACTCAGCCATACCTATAAAATGATTGATTTTTTGTAGAATCCTTCTCTGCTCTCCATCCGGTCACATTTACTGAACAACCGAAAATCAAACTCAAAGTATTGTACACGAGACTGCCATTCTTGTTAGCTATTTAAATAATTCCTATTGAACATTGAACAAACTTTATGGCACAGCAAATCAGTGGATGAATGGATACAGAGTATGATGAAGCTTGCAGTGTGTTTTACGTAATATGTGCTTACATTTGTAACCATAGCACGCGAAAGTGGCACTACCTACATACTACGAGATGGTCTTCATTCTTTTAGCAGTGTTGATGATCGGCTTGCCTTTTGAAGGTAAGTTTATTTGTGAAAGCGAAAATTTGTATTATGTACTTATGGGCCACAAGGCCTAcggtcaataaagaaattgaaaattgaaagtGGGACTACTTACATTCTACAAGATGGTCTGTATTCTGTTGGTAGCGTTGATGATCGGCTTGCCTTTTGAAGGTAAGTTTATTTGTGAGTGGTTCCTTCCGCTGGTTTTCtatatatggtaatatattCTGGTTTTCTCTTTAATACTGTTCCTTGTACTTTTCAAATGTAACCCTACATAGAATTTACGTCAAGTTTGTTACTGTAAATGACATATTTTGCACCAAGACTCGTATATAGAAAAGCTTTCTTAATGCGGACGGGCTTGATACGAATTCCTGCTTATTACGAAGTATATTAAAGTCCCGAATTAAGCTCAAccttatatattttaaatccTGATATAACGAAATATTTCCTCTGGTCCTGGGAAATGGATAATTAGAAtgtcatacttttttttttttataaatattattctTTCCATGTTGGCAGTTTCTGACATTCATTTATCATATGGCTATTGGTCACGCTGAACATGAAGAGAAATATTAAGATTTTGTTGAAATAAGGAAAACTGTGCATTAAAATTGATTATCAATGAGAATCCTCACAAAggtaaaatgtttaaaaggGTAACGTATTACATCTCTCGAAAAAAACCTCTACATTTCAAATAAAGTCAGCATCTTAATTTCCGTACTCCCTTATATAGAGGAtgtctaacagtgtcttcagtaataccaaatatatttcacgagtgtggctaatatgttgacatttttcacgagtgaaaaatatgaaaagattAGCCACATGAGCTTAagatatttggtattactgaagatactgttagatattctgtttattacattttatagcaaaatattccgaggcagctcaatctctcccagaattcattgcgATCCTCtgtcaacggctcacaaatgtaGGACTaatcgtgacgttatgtatgttgcattatgacgtcatataacatgacCGAGAGCTCTATACAAATCTTAATTTTCTCCATTGTCGTTTGTATGCAGTAtactgattggtcaaatcagaaaaagataattattttcgatatttcactggtaaaaatgtaacaaTTAAGATATACCCTTTCCAACGTAgtcaagtgtgacctttgaccctaaTTGCATGCGTATTGACGGTTCTGAAGAGGTGTAGAACATTGTACAGAATGCAATGTTTCTTTTACATAGATGTTTACTTGACAGTGATCCAGTATGACATTTGACCCTTCAATATTTTCCGATATCCACCCAAGCTCTTCCAGGTGTAGCATTTTATATTATGGTATATGGTGCGAGTATGGACAACGTAGACATGCGTAGATACTccagaaagacagacagacagacagacagacactttTACAGAGTGGGAATTATGATCCGTTTGCGTGCCATTAGGCATAGTTCCATTATTGACTGTTCTctatctgatatatataattgatatgcCTCTGATCTGGTAGGTATTTAACGCCAGatagtttatataaaatgcatctgttaatatatattgtcaaCGTCTGAATTCAATCAAGTGACGATGTATGTGAACTTGTAACCTATTTCATATTAAGCATCTATAAATCTTTTTGATAGACACACAAGTTATAACAATTTGAATTTTCTCAACTGTCAACCGAAGCCAACTTGCCATGTAATTTGAATACTGTTTTCTTATAGATAAACGTCGGTCTAGTGGTAGTACACAggagcgggctgaagttagcagcggattcgttattcgttattggggattcgaatatcgaatccgctgctggcagtggattggggattcaATTTTTTATGtgtaaatgatatttctttttattgacattttgacgtttGGATTCAAATGACAAATCCGCTGCAGcagtggattggggattcagttacatataagtattttttttataatatgtgATTGGGGATTTTAATAACgagcggattggggattcgagtaacgaatccgctgcgctgccagcagcggattggggattcagttttttatgtCACTCCGAAGTTAGATGATATttggtggtctagtggtaggacgcgGGGCTATGTGACCGAAGGGTCGCTAGTTAGAGTCCTGGCACGGTCGCTAGTTAGAGTCCTGGCACGGTCGCTAGTTAGAGTCCTGGCACGGTCGCTAGTTAGAATCCTGGCACGGTCGCTAGTTAGAATCCTGGCACGGTCGCTAGTTAGAGTCCTGGCACGGTCGCTAGTTAGAATCCTGGCACGGTCGCTAGTTAGAATCCTGGCACGGTCGCTAGTTAGAGTCCTGACACGGTCGCTAGTTAGAGTCCTGGCACGGTCGCTGTGTCGTATCATTAAAAAGATACTTTACTCCTTTCTGTTCCAGTtgactcagctgtaaatgagtacgtgGTAGCTATAGGACAGTGAAAGAATTGTCGTGTGTAAGTCGTTAGCtccaaaatggcagctccgacTGAATGCTCCCAAGGGAGTTGATAAAGTCATCGTCTGATTGCTAAGGCTCATTAACCACAATGAAAACTTTTGAACCGCTTTGAGACggctatgttgctgtgataaaacagtatatGAAACTCCTGATTAATTATATCATAACGTATTGCTCTCAGACGGTAAAATCTCTGAAGTAGATGTTTCTCTGGCCGACCGATTAATATAATCGGGCCTGATCAGGGAAAGAGAACAGATCAACGTCCCCCTTCTTTGTAAGATGACGGTAAGACTTCAGTCTTTTGGGAAAGAATATCAATTATAGGTCAACACTTACCAATTAAAGTCTTGGTGGTCTTAACTTATTCACTCTTACACTTGCTTATGATACCAAAAGTCAAACCACTAATTCTTTGTGCTTAAAGTcctttttaaatcaaatatctttttaaataatCATTGTCATCCAGGTAATAGGAAAGCCAGTGGATTAGTCTTAGTGACCTCTCTGTGTTGTATTCAGCATGCATTTCGTTAGTAATGCAATTAATGTAAGGGCATGGTAACAACTCTTTAAAACAGAGTTCCCATTAGTACGATATTCAGATAGAATAAAATTCATCTTCAACTAATATGTGTCCCTTTAGTGATCGAAAACATTAACCCTGACACACCGGTATagattgatattttatattgatcaggCTATTGTATGCAGAATTTGATGTGCGTGTCATCGACTTCGACATCGGCACCACTTGACATTTTGGAAGATAGCCATTATAACAACTATGGTCAACCCTACGTGCCCTGGTGGTCAATGTTTCGTATTCCATGTAAGAATTCCTATCGAAGTCCATTACTGGACAGCTGGACCAGGCTCAACGTTACCAAGGTAATTCAGACGTTAATGACGTAATACTCAGGTCAAATTGGCGCTGTGCTTTTACGCTAATTGATTTTTGTTCGTCCGTGCTTTAAATTTGCGGAAAATTTTCAATACAAATACtatattttaataattcataTTACGTTAAAAATCATGTTATTGTTGATGTAACCATCTAGTTTCGTGGTTTTAGTAAACTCACTGGTGTTCCTTTGTTTCCTTTatgttatagttatatatagttattggTAAATAAGTAAGGTGTTACCAAAAAAATATTGGAAATCCGTTCAGCTagctttttgtttgtttgtttgtttactgaaTTTGATTTATACAATTATCATACTGATATGCGTATCGCTAAGCTGTTTATCTCTGCGACAACGTTTAGTTCCGTAATACTGAAATGCTGGTTTGTAATACCAATCCTCAATCACAGAGgtatgtctagtcttatattaaaataGTCACTATAGATATGCCCCTGTGCCTCAATGTTGCAACGATGATGTATAGTTTAGCTTCGTGACACCATCATGTCTGTGCTGCTGCAAAACGTTATTGATATTTCACTTTCGTAATGCCACATCTAATGTgtaaatgacgtcacaatgataATTGGTCTTTCTgataatttcaatatataattaaataaaaaaaacgtgAACATGCATCTACCGATATGCTAAGTTGAATATTAGGTGTCTAAGGAAAAGTTTACCAATGATTATGTATGTGTAACAAACCAATTTAATTATCTATTACAGCAATAGTGCATATCATATATTTAATAAAGTATTCAAGATAACTTACAGaatgtaaaaaatatacatatttgtgACATGTTTTTATGTTATATACTTCTGATGATACCGTACGTAATATACTGTCATTAAATGGTCTAAATATGTAAGGCATTTCAGGAAATAATTATTGCTACATCTCTATTGCTCTTAGCTATTTCATAATGACAGACGATCCAATTTACGTATTATATAACGTATCTAACTGTTAGTAACGTTTACTAGGCTTGTAATATTCATTACGTATCGACGGGTCGCTGTAAGTCATTTAGTTGGTTGTATCACTAAACTTAAGCATGTTCTATGGAGATTAGCATACAACGTCAAAATGAAATTCTGTATATTGATGCGCCATAAATCCCTGATGAACGATACCATCGGTATACTTATAGTTTATCACTAATACATCATTATAAGACCGACAGGTATGAATTTTCTCACAGACGAAAACATGTTTTACACTACCCTTCAACTggaatgttaattgaaatatatgtttgtcatttctcatttgataattttctgttttaaattacTTTGACACCACCGACTCCATTGTCTCCTTTTAATACACACTATattagtatattttatattcttcTAATTTttacactgtgttatattaccattgtatgtatattcgaCTATAAGTGTTTTAACCATGCCATTTAGTAACATTTGtgtgatatttaaatgttcAATAATTAATAATGATTGTTAACTTTATGTTACATTGACTGATAATACTATATTTACTACATCGTTATAGTGTTATTTTAGATTGTGTCATGcttgtacatatatttgatgCAGTGCTATATTGTTTACTATGTTAAACATTGTCTAAAATTGCTGTTGCTGAGTGATTGACATCAAATTTTCGTATTTCAGCTGAAAATGAGTGTTGTCAACAACTTCAATCAGGTGTTTTATTATGAAGAGTTTGACATGGACGGTCTTAATATCTCCGAAATATTCATGAATCTGACCACGTACAACCACTCGTTCCACTTGACAGGGTAATTGTAGTTAAGTGTTTAGAAACGGAATATTATGTTGACTTAATACTTTGATTTCGTAATTCACCATGTAAACCATATAATTATATGCCAACTGtgtgttttaattgataatttccCATTGGAACCATATAATACTATGAtagatctatattttaattgataatttattattgAACCAACATAATACTATGATAAATCtatgtttttttattgataatttattattgatctcATATAGTACTATGATAGAtctatgttttaatttgataatttattattgaacccacaaaatattatgatatatctatgttttaattgataatttattattgAACCCACAAAATACTATGATAGAtctatgttttaattgataactTATTATTGATCCCATATAATACTATGATAGAtctatgttttaattgataatttattattgATCCCATATAATACTATGATAGAtctatgttttaatttgataatttaccATGTAAACCATACTATACCGTGagtatgtatgtttatcatGATGGATATTTCCCAAATAGAACATGATGTTGACAGTAAGCATTCCCATAGTTTTCATCAGCCTACAACCCATGTGTTActttgtgttgttaatttttctgTTAATGGTCGACATCTTTCACGTAAACAGTGAGAATAGGGACACGTTCTTtaatatcgaatcaactggACGTGTACAGCGTAGGTAGTAGAAGCAAGaatgttgaaaatgaaaaattaaaatcatcacAATTATCATAGAGCTTAGTCATATTAAGCTGCTGGGTACGTTACACGTAACGATCTGTTAATTATTCTGATAAGCTATTTAATATAATCGGCCTCATATGAAAACAAAAGAGACATAAGTACTTTTTTGAGCCGTAGCCGTATGTTTAACGGATTAATTATCATAACAGTTCAAATCGTTATGCCGATTCATGTATTGAAGATATCTTCATAAATTCCTTTCTTTTGTTTTGCAGCGAGAATGGCATGGATTTCGTGATCGCCGATCTTCATGATTCAAGAAATATAAAATTTGGCATATTGCCAGAACCTGAACCAGGAAATAGACTGATGCTGGATCTCACAGATGATTACTTTAGAATACCAAACGCATCAGGTCGGGTACTAGTAATTAGTGTATTGTTTTCCTGTAAATAAACATAATgattgtaattaaaatatacatgcaCACTACACTCTGCCTTTCATCAGTATTTCTATGGAGTTTCCATTTGATATGATGTATGTTACATACTTCTCAGCACTGTAATCAGAATTGTTtgcatatacatacattataattatatacacggtacaatgaaaaaaagaaagcacGCTTTCTCACACAGTCTGAAATAAATCTTGGCTCTAGATCTATAGTTCATGTTTTAATTGTGATACTATAATGTAATCTGCACTTGTAAAATGTTATTTCGctatataacaaaacataattaCTTTAAATATGTCTGGGTGTATTCACAAAACGGCAATTCAGTAACTTAAATGTTGGTTCAATCATTATCCATCCGATCTAATGGGAAAAGAATACAATATACGAACAAAAACCGAAAACATTGATTTGCATGGAGACATCAGACCAGGTGCCCCAGAGAGATTGCGTCTCCTGATATTATACGTGTTATATAATTGTGTTCATACCAGTTTTCGATATATCATATTTGTTGTTTATGCCACTACAAAACACCATTTCATCATATTtatgtgtgtttttttatttagatatatacactTTTGGATTATACAAGATTCTAAAAgcatattttaaaatcttgaatTAGTGGACTGATATACACTTGATCTATACTACACTACATTACGTGACAACAATTTGGGAGCCTTTGTCATTAAACCATTTCAAGTGTCTCCATgcaaatttgtttttgttcgaATTTTGCCTTCATTTGCTCGAGCTTGAGTTAGAATCACAGTTTCGTTAACATATTGGTATTCTCTGTGAGTTTCGTAACGAATATTTAGAGATGTTTAGACTTTACCGGCCATTACATATTTTTTCTCGCCAGATTTCCAGGAATGCGTGTACTACCCCGCCAGTAAACCTATTACTTACACGACGACTTTGAATGTATCTAATCAGGAACAGTGTTTTTACGGATGTTTACCGCCGACACGACGAATCCGCAATCCTGTACACCTTGGATGGGATGGTATACATACATTGATACATTACATAACTAATGATATATTATTTCTACATTGAAACATTGATGAAATATTCTTTAGTTTCACGTAGGTATGAAAGAAATATCCTATTTGCAGCGCATATTGGTGTGTCACTGTATAAAGTCAGGTCATgtgtgtcactgtatatagtcagGTCATGtatgtcactgtatatagtcagGTCATGTGTGTCACTGTGTATAGTGAGgtcatgtgtgtcactgtttatagtgaggtcatgtgtgtcactgtttataGTCAGGTTATgtgtgtcactgtatatagtcaggtcatgtgtcactgtatatagtcaggtcatgtgtgtcactgtttatagtcaggtcatgtgtgtcactgttTACAGTCAGGTCATgtgtgtcactgtatatagtcagGTCATGTGTGTCACTGTATATGGTCAGGTCATgtgtgtcactgtatatagcCAGGTCATGTGTGTCACTGTGTATAGTCAGGTCATgtgtgtcactgtatatagtcaggtcatgtgtgtcactgtatatagtcaggtcatgtgtgtcactgtatatagtcagGTCATGTGTGTCATTGTATATAGTCAGgtcatgtgt from Pecten maximus chromosome 1, xPecMax1.1, whole genome shotgun sequence includes these protein-coding regions:
- the LOC117332393 gene encoding uncharacterized protein LOC117332393 isoform X2, encoding MVCILLVALMIGLPFEGYCMQNLMCVSSTSTSAPLDILEDSHYNNYGQPYVPWWSMFRIPCKNSYRSPLLDSWTRLNVTKLKMSVVNNFNQVFYYEEFDMDGLNISEIFMNLTTYNHSFHLTGENGMDFVIADLHDSRNIKFGILPEPEPGNRLMLDLTDDYFRIPNASDFQECVYYPASKPITYTTTLNVSNQEQCFYGCLPPTRRIRNPVHLGWDARSCMSMFRWSLVHLRI
- the LOC117332393 gene encoding uncharacterized protein LOC117332393 isoform X1 — its product is MVFILLAVLMIGLPFEGYCMQNLMCVSSTSTSAPLDILEDSHYNNYGQPYVPWWSMFRIPCKNSYRSPLLDSWTRLNVTKLKMSVVNNFNQVFYYEEFDMDGLNISEIFMNLTTYNHSFHLTGENGMDFVIADLHDSRNIKFGILPEPEPGNRLMLDLTDDYFRIPNASDFQECVYYPASKPITYTTTLNVSNQEQCFYGCLPPTRRIRNPVHLGWDARSCMSMFRWSLVHLRI